The sequence GGTCTATGTGGCAGGCATGGAGTCTGATGATCAGGTTCATCAGGTGACTAGTTATACTATGGTTGTCTGATATAACCTGCCTAGATTCAACTATTCTTACAGCTATACTTTCTTCGGATCTAATAAGATATGAGAATTTTAAGCTTAATACTCGTAGAACTTATTCTAGGATCTGCTCTGATCTCATGAGAATTATTAGCATAGCTTTTATCAGTGATCTTGGCAGGTTTAGTATTAGGATTAGAATTATACGTGCCGGGTGGAAGCTTTCGAGAGTTGTATGCTTTGTAGAATAAGTTTTTGATTGATCTAGAATGCTAACATGTTATTTGCTCGGGTTATAAGATCTCAGATCTATAAAACCTGAGCATAATAATTCTTCTACCAGGCTCTAGAGAGAGTTTTCATCGGTAATACCGATCTACAGATCTATGTCTTATGAGAGCTAGCTCCACTCTTGCTCTCTTTATTCTCCCCTCCCGCGAGTTTTTTAACGAGTCTGTAGAAGGATAGATAGCTTGTGTAGACCTCGTATTTCTTCGGCTCAGGCTTCCCAAGACTTTTCTTAAGCTCTACACTGTTAATCCTATGTCTCCTGATCATATCTATTATAGGTCTCTCAGCTTCTAGAAATCTACTCCATAGTCTTCTTATAGGAACTCCTTCTCTATAAGGCTTTACATATCTCTCTATAAAGTATCTCTCAGCATCCTCTAGATCTCCTTTACTAAGTTCTGTAAACCTCTTCTTCCCACTTCTGTATAGTGCTATCCAGTGTATCATGGTAGGCTTAGTATAGATCTTACCTTCACTCTTAAGTCTCTCAAGAGCTCTTCTAACCTTCCTCCTCACATCCTCTACATACTCTCTAGCTACAGCAACCTTAAGCTTGTGATAGAGCTGCATCATATCTTTGAGAGATTTTATCTGAGAATCTAGAACAACACTCATAACAGCTGAATCTGCTGAGTTCTTAAGCTTCTCAAATATCTCTATAACTCTGTTGAATGCTTCGGAGATATCTGTATCTCTTACAAGCTCAAGTCTCCATCCTCTCTCTGCAAAGTATTTTATAAGTCTCTCGTAATGCTCAGGATCTGCACATACTCTATCAATACTCTCGGCTATCAGAACGCTTATTCTGTTAACCTCCATGATTCTAAGTGCTGTTTGGAAAATCATTCTCTGGAAAGGATCCTCTACACGAGATACTCCTATCTCGTCGAGACGTATACACATATAACCTTTCTTATCACAATAATCTTTGATGACAAACCATTGATTATCAGGATTCTCATCTTCTCTACTGATCCTGATATACGCTATGGCTTGGTTCATGAGAGGCTCATGATATTTCGCTTGGGTGGTCTAGTCTTAAAAAGTTTTCTATTGGAGCAAGTGAAAAAGATCCCCGGGAGAAAGAATCGATCTCCCTGATCCTATCAGTAGCGCCCCCAACAGAAAAAAGTCCTCGAAAAAATACGAAGAAAGAAGATCCTAAGATCTCTAAACCGACATATTCCAAGCTCTCGATAAGTGCTATGGATAAGGCGGGGAAAATAGAAATTCAAGCTTTATACGAAGGATGCAAACCTCGAAGAGAACATGTTGTGAGAGGTGATCAAAAAAACGAGAGAAAGAGAAAAAGGGAAGGAGCTAGAGCTAGATCTTCTGTTGTCTTAGTACTGCTATGCTTCTGGGATTTCTTATTCTAAGTGCTAGAGTCTCCCATACTCTAAATTTATGTCCTCCATCTTCAGGACCTACATAGTCTATCTCAGTATCTCCTCCTAGCACCAGGTCTAGAGATGCATATGATGATGATACTACCAGTGCCAGCTCGTCTGGCAGTATTGGTGTTTGCACGACTTCTTTCACGAGTGTTTTTACCCTGGTTAGCTCCATGACTCCTGTTCTCTCGTAGACTGCTAGAAGTCTTGTGTATCTTGATGGGCTTAGGAACAGTATGTAGGGTTGTGGAGCGTTGCTTCTTATGAGTTCTTGGACTGCTCTAGAGATCTCTTCTACCGCTCTTCCAGGCTCCTCCCAGCTGGATATGTTCATCTGTATAGATCCTTCTACTCCGAGTATTTTCTCAAGAATCTTTCTATCCTCGTCTAGAGCGAAT comes from Sulfolobales archaeon and encodes:
- a CDS encoding recombinase family protein — translated: MNQAIAYIRISREDENPDNQWFVIKDYCDKKGYMCIRLDEIGVSRVEDPFQRMIFQTALRIMEVNRISVLIAESIDRVCADPEHYERLIKYFAERGWRLELVRDTDISEAFNRVIEIFEKLKNSADSAVMSVVLDSQIKSLKDMMQLYHKLKVAVAREYVEDVRRKVRRALERLKSEGKIYTKPTMIHWIALYRSGKKRFTELSKGDLEDAERYFIERYVKPYREGVPIRRLWSRFLEAERPIIDMIRRHRINSVELKKSLGKPEPKKYEVYTSYLSFYRLVKKLAGGENKESKSGASSHKT